A single window of Anopheles moucheti chromosome 2, idAnoMoucSN_F20_07, whole genome shotgun sequence DNA harbors:
- the LOC128306859 gene encoding serine protease 29-like → MFLGTERKHTKTCVLVFVLLPFAIGKIEPQSGAICRSSSGLQGMCVLLKHCPKLRAILDKPYINRQENNLLTGAEGACPPESEQFCCADGDIRWDTRSTTKLPKRSWTTVKIKEDNAPGDEDCLQTRLGMSSESFGRASLGTSFGVFITYTGKTKLSRCVGSLITPEYVLTVAHCVREPYRNRIVLYVNAQRVTFDPVLEMLQGDVNPTYVREVIIHKEYNRTTYDHDIALLQLNETIARGGYGSPTPICIPLGATHDENASAGRTLSCFGWGVNANGDPSNRKQWVTLERISQQLCQARMDELMVALVHRVLVTERNICTITITGHDAFAGYSGGPLMYRKEGTWFLIGLISFGVDTTSSEFPVVSTNVQQYTDWIVDVIRSRQGRK, encoded by the exons ATGTTCCTGGGCACTGAACGCAAACATACAAAGACGTGTGTTCTAGTGTTTGTGCTGCTGCCGTTCGCGATTGGCAAAATAGAGCCGCAGAGTGGAGCTATATGTAGATCGTCAAGTGGTTTGCAAGGAATGTGTGTGCTTTTGAAACATTGTCCTAAACTAAGAGCAATACTGGACAAGCCGTACATTAACCGGCAGGAGAATAATTTACTAACAGGAGCTGAAGGTGCATGTCCCCCGGAGTCGGAG CAATTTTGTTGTGCGGATGGAGATATTCGTTGGGACACAAGATCTACAACGAAACTTCCGAAACGATCCTGGACGACAGTAAAGATAAAAGAGGATAATGCACCAGGCGATGAAGACTGTCTCCAGACACGCCTTGGAATGAGCAGTGAGTCCTTTGGAAGAGCTTCACTAGGCACCTCGTTTGGAGTGTTTATAACGTACACGGGTAAGACTAAGCTCAGCAGATGTGTGGGCAGTTTGATCACACCCGAGTACGTCCTCACAGTGGCCCACTGCGTGCGAGAACCGTACCGGAACCG AATAGTTTTGTACGTAAATGCACAACGCGTCACATTTGACCCTGTTCTGGAGATGCTGCAGGGTGATGTGAACCCAACGTACGTGCGGGAGGTCATCATCCACAAGGAGTACAACCGTACCACGTATGATCACGACATTGCTTTGCTACAGTTAAATGAGACCATCGCTCGGGGCGGTTACGGTTCGCCCACACCGATCTGTATCCCGTTGGGTGCCACACACGATGAGAATGCCTCTGCCGGTCGGACCCTAAGCTGCTTCGGTTGGGGCGTAAATGCCAACG GTGACCCGAGTAACAGGAAGCAGTGGGTAACGCTGGAGCGCATCTCTCAGCAACTGTGTCAAGCACGTATGGACGAGTTAATGGTAGCGCTGGTGCATAGGGTGCTGGTGACGGAACGTAACATctgcaccatcaccatcaccggaCATGACGCGTTCGCAGGATATTCCGGTGGTCCACTGATGTATCGGAAGGAAGGAACCTGGTTCTTGATTGGATTGATCAGTTTCGGAGTCGATACCACTAGCAGCGAATTCCCGGTGGTTTCCACTAACGTGCAGCAGTACACCGATTGGATTGTGGACGTTATTCGCAGCAGGCAGGGCAGAAAGTAA
- the LOC128306929 gene encoding CLIP domain-containing serine protease B15-like, which translates to MIRVRFSVLEVLSFLLLSLVVLALGQQQANQPCILPNGRAGRCIQLENCTEIAWLVNRKVLYPGEPQTITAVLSACGSDGDSLDPIVCCEAPALSPARKMKLPVLCGTTREHQPTYRIVSDATDDDNVHVWAVLLEINKTDSKTPARCAGTLIQERFVLTAAHCVFKLPKENIKLFFGVSKISKLQQCLVLGECQERGAAEFIIHPEYNPHARANDIALIWLNNTVDLDSVVPACLPLNYTLDESVSHETRVHSVGWGINESGE; encoded by the exons ATGATCCGTGTTAGATTTTCGGTGTTGGAAGTACTCTCCTTTTTACTACTATCGCTCGTTGTTCTTGCGCTCGGACAGCAACAGGCGAATCAGCCATGTATCCTCCCGAACGGAAGAGCTGGACGATGTATCCAGCTGGAGAATTGTACCGAGATAGCTTGGCTAGTGAACCGTAAAGTATTATATCCTGGAGAACCGCAAACGATTACAGCCGTATTGAGTGCCTGTGGAAGTGATGGAGATTCATTGGATCCGATC GTTTGTTGTGAAGCCCCAGCGTTATCACCagcaagaaaaatgaaacttcCAGTGCTTTGCGGTACGACCCGGGAACATCAACCCACATATCGTATCGTTTCGGATGCGACAGACGACGATAATGTTCACGTGTGGGCAGTTCTTTTGGAGATTAATAAGACCGACAGCAAAACCCCCGCCCGATGTGCGGGAACCTTGATCCAGGAACGCTTCGTACTGACCGCAGCTCATTGTGTATTTAAATTACCCAAAGAAAA TATCAAGCTGTTTTTTGGCGTATCCAAAATTAGCAAACTGCAGCAATGTTTGGTACTTGGTGAATGTCAGGAGCGCGGTGCTGCAGAATTCATCATTCATCCAGAGTACAATCCTCACGCTCGGGCAAATGATATAGCACTTATTTGGTTAAATAATACGGTAGACCTCGACAGCGTTGTGCCAGCTTGTCTGCCGCTAAATTACACTCTCGACGAGAGCGTATCCCACGAAACACGTGTTCATTCGGTTGGCTGGGGCATAAACGAAAGCGGTGAGTAG
- the LOC128300336 gene encoding CLIP domain-containing serine protease B4-like: MIRVRFSVFTVPSLLLLSLVALALGQQQVNQECIVTTGSPGRCIRLKDCAKIYEIWNRKIVFQSETDELTAVLSACGSDGDSLDPIVCCETPTLSPGRRTVVTATTRATTTAAPMPITIRPTPAQPTTISTRTTVRYDHYRDVLPPYCGQKSNLGFNIISDATDDNNVHVWAVLLEINKTDSKTPSRCAGTLIQERFVLTAAHCVFKLPKENIKLFFGVSKVSKLQQCLVLGECQERGAAEFIIHPEYNPHARANDIALIWLNNTVDLDSVVPACLPLNYTLDESVSHDTRVHSVGWGTNESGNWSDSKGVVLLNVKSQDLCGNFLRWKFPRFDPSMFYSVMCTVGNSEGQDVCRGDSGAPLLKFHEEKYYVVGVVGFGPKCSWLTDPSVSARVSEYLGWILLSLKRFQYLE; encoded by the exons ATGATCCGTGTTAGGTTTTCCGTGTTTACAGTACCTTCCCTCCTATTACTATCGCTGGTTGCACTCGCGCTCGGACAGCAACAGGTGAATCAGGAATGCATCGTTACAACTGGAAGCCCTGGACGATGTATCCGCTTAAAGGACTGTGCAAAGATATATGAAATTTGGAACCGAAAAATTGTCTTCCAGTCGGAAACGGATGAGTTAACAGCCGTATTGAGTGCCTGTGGAAGTGATGGAGATTCATTGGATCCGATC GTTTGTTGTGAAACCCCGACATTATCACCAGGAAGAAGAACGGTTGTAACTGCAACAACAAGAGCAACAACGACTGCTGCTCCAATGCCGATCACCATAAGACCAACACCAGCACAACCTACTACGATCAGCACCCGAACTACTGTCAGATACGATCACTACAGAGATGTGCTACCGCCGTATTGTGGTCAAAAGAGCAATCTCGGATTCAACATCATTTCGGATGCGACAGACGACAATAATGTTCACGTGTGGGCAGTTCTTTTGGAGATTAATAAGACCGACAGCAAAACCCCCTCCCGATGTGCGGGAACCTTGATCCAGGAACGCTTCGTACTGACCGCAGCTCATTGTGTATTTAAATTACCCAAAGAAAA TATCAAGCTGTTTTTCGGCGTATCCAAAGTCAGCAAACTGCAGCAATGTTTGGTACTTGGTGAATGTCAGGAGCGCGGTGCTGCAGAATTCATCATTCATCCAGAGTACAATCCTCACGCTCGGGCAAATGATATAGCACTTATTTGGTTAAATAATACGGTAGACCTCGACAGCGTTGTGCCAGCTTGTCTGCCGCTAAATTACACTCTCGACGAGAGCGTATCCCACGATACACGTGTTCATTCGGTTGGCTGGGGCACAAACGAAAGCG GAAATTGGAGCGATTCGAAGGGTGTAGTATTGTTGAATGTTAAATCGCAGGACTTATGTGGCAATTTCCTcaggtggaaatttccacgaTTCGATCCAAGTATGTTCTATAGTGTCATGTGCACTGTTGGTAACAGTGAGGGGCAGGACGTATGCAGGGGGGACTCCGGAGCACCGTTGCTGAAATTTCACGAGGAAAAGTACTATGTGGTCGGTGTGGTTGGTTTTGGGCCCAAATGTAGCTGGCTAACTGACCCTAGCGTATCTGCGAGAGTGTCAGAGTACTTGGGTTGGATTCTTCTCAGTTTGAAGCGTTTTCAATATTTAGAATAA